Below is a window of Moraxella nasibovis DNA.
CAGATGATGTTAAACTATCATCTGGTTTTTTTTGTTGGATTTATAATCAGCCAAAAAATCATGCGTTTTTTGCTAAGATTATTTTTTCTGCCCATACGGGTGGATTTTGCATGAATTTGCATGAATTTGTCGGTTTTTGGCGTTTTGGAAAAATTGTGGTTTGATGATTTTTTATGACGAAAGTAATTTTGTTTAATAAGCCCTATGGCGTGCACAGTCAGTTTCGTAAGGAACATGATGAGATGCAGACTTTGGCGGATTTTTTCACCGACAAATCGCTGCGAGTGGCGGGCAGACTGGACAAGGACAGTGAGGGCTTGCTCATCTTGACGGACAGCGGTCAGCTCAATCATGCCATCACCACACCACCCAGTAAGCGTGATGGCAAAAAACTTGGCAAAACTTATTTGGTGCAAGTGGAGAATGTCCCGACCACTGCACAAATCACACAGCTAAAACAGGGCGTGACACTAAAAGATGGCAAAACACTGCCGTGTGAAGTGTCGATTTTAAATGACTTGCCGATCAAGCTTTGGGAGCGTCATCCGCCCATTCGTGAGCGCAAAAGCATAGCGACAGCTTGGCTTGCCATGACGATTTTTGAGGGAAAAAACCGTCAGGTGCGGCGCATGGTGGCGCATGTTGGCTTGCCGTGTTTGAGATTGATTCGTTATCAGGTGGGGCGGTGGCGGCTCAATGAGGCAGGCGAGCAGCTTGCCGTGGGTGAGCATCGAGTACTGCATTTGGATGAGGTGCAGTTGGCACAGCTTGGATTGACAAAGTCAAGCAAAGCTCATGGCGCTCAAGCTCAAGAGTCAGCCAAATCAACGCAAGCTTTTGCAAAACATCATGCCAATGGTCATAAGGGCAGCCATAAAAGCGCCAGCAAAACTGCCAACACTCACCACAAAGCCGCTTACGCCCACAAAAGACGCACTGTAAAGTAATCAGCCAAGCCAATCATCAGCACCGCCGCTTAGGCGAATCTGGCGATGTTCGGTGATGCCGTGCGCCACTTCAAAGACCATGAGCTCGTCACGACGAAATGCGTGGACGACGACGGCATGGCTGTCATGCTGCTGTCCTTTGCTGGCAGTTTCGAGTACTTTTTGGCTGGCTTTTAGACCATCGATGGCGATGATGATGTCATTGACAGACAGTCCAGCAAGGCTTGCGCTGCCGTCTCGTGCTAAGTGCTTGATTTTAAGACCTTCGCTCATCAATTCTGTACTCATGCCCCAGATTTTTTGCTGATGCGTGCTTTGAATGCTCACCAAAAAATCGCCAAGCATCTCTTCGATGGGCAGAGTGCTGCGACCGATGACATAATTTTCAAAGAAATCTTGCCAGATGGCTGCGGGAATAAAACCGCTCACCACCTCGCCTAAATTGTCATGCGTCATGCCAAAACGCCCATCTTTGCTGTCTTTTGCTTTTTGGTAAAATGAGCGCACGACATCGAGCAGGCGGTGGCGGTTGTTTGAGTGTTTTAGCAGCGTCAAATCAAGCAGTAGCGCCACCAAAGCGCCTTTGTTGTAGTAGCTGACGCCTTGGTTGGTGTAGTTTTCATCAGCACGATACAGCTTGATCCAAGCATCAAAACTAGACTCAGCGACGCTTTGTAAGTCGCGTCCTGCCGTCTGATAGTAGCGGTTAATCTGTGCGCCAAGCAGCTTTAAATAAGCAGCTCGATCAATCACTCCTGCCTTTAATAGCATGAAATCATCAATATAGCTGGTAAATCCTTCAAAAACCCAAAGCAGCGGCGTCGGTGCCTCTTGTTGTAGCATCGAAGTCATCATCACATCAGGGCGCACCGCCTTGACCCACCAAGCATGAAAATACTCATGGCTACAAAGCCCAAGATAGCGCTGGTAATCATCGGTCGGCAGCTCAGGCTCAAAAGCGGTCGGCAAGTCGCTGCGTGGCGTGACAAGAGCGGTGGAATTTTGGTGCTCAAGACCGCCATATTCATTGCCAGTCGCCATTGTCATGAAAGTATAATCATAAAAAGGTGCTGTGCTAAGCTCGTCCAAATAGGCTTGGCAGATTTTTTGTACATCGGTTTTTAGGCGAGTTAGATTGGCTTGGTGCTTGCCTGCGATGAAAAAACGATGTGGCAGCGCCTTGCCGTGGCGGTCGGTCACTGTAAATTCAAACATCGCCTGCGTGGCAATTTCAAAAGGATAATCATAGCTGTCAAACGCAGTCACCGCCTCAAAATGATACAGCGTGGCATCGGGCGTCTGGGTGGTGGTGTGTTTGAGCCCAGAAGCGAGCACGGCATCTGGATTGATGGCAAAAAAACTCTTTGGCACACTAAGAGTGATGTGGGCATCTGATTGCTCCTGACCTTCTATCATAAGTAGCAGTGAGCTAAAATTCCCAAAAAGTCGTGTGTGATCGACAAAGGTGGTGCGCACTGACAAGTCGTGGCAGTACACCTCATAATGCACGCTGACCGCCTCGCCAGCCTTGATGTGGGTGAGTTCATAGCTGTTTTTGCTCAGCTTTTGTGCGTCGGAAAGTTTGCCGTCATGCAGATACTGCACCAGCGTGATGTTTTTGCTAAATTCACGAATCAAATAACTGCCTGCAATCCAAGTCGGCAGCCATAATATCGGTGCATCTTGGTGAGCAGTAAATTCGATCGTGACATCCACCAAATGCGCCGAAAATCGCCGAAAATCAACCAAATACTTCATACTTAATACCCCAAAAAAACTTAGCATAGCATTTATTGGGCTTGGTGGAAAGTGATTTGGCAAGAAGTTTGACTAAAATTTGGTTACATTGCATGATTTTTGTAATTTTCACGCAAGATGCCCCAAAGTCTGCTATAATGCACATAAGCCCACCGACTGATGGTTTTTCGTTGGTTGGTGGCTGTATTTCACTTTTATAGGAAAAATTTATGACAACCATCGCAAAAGATACCGTGGTTCAATTCAATTATACACTTACCAACGACCAAGGCGAGACACTGGATCAGTCTCGTGGCGAGCCGTTGGCATATCTGCACGGCCATCAGAACATCATTCCGGGTCTAGAAGCGCAAATGGAAGGCAAGTCTGCTGGTGACAAATTTGTTGCGACCGTTTTGCCTGCTGATGCTTATGGCGAATATCTGGCCGAAGCTGTACAATCTGTGCCTCGTGCCAATTTCCAAGGTGTGGACAACATCGAGGTAGGCATGCAGTTTCAATCTCAGACCGACGATGGTCATGTGATGTTGGTGACTGTTAAAGAAGTGACCGACGAGGAAGTGGTGGTTGATGGCAACCATCCTTTGGCAGGTCAAACGCTGACCTTTGATGTTGAGATTGTGGATGTGCGTGAGGCGACTGCCGATGAAATCTCGCACGGTCACGCACATGGTGTGGGCGGTCATCACCACTGATTTACTCGCCAAATGCTTGTATAATAAAACACCTCAAAGCGATTTGAGGTGTTTTTTTTGCGGTGTTTGGTGCTTTGAGAGCGGTTTTAATAGCACTAGATAAAATCCACCCGACCTGTGCTAAGATCATAAACAGCACCGACGACCATGATCTCGCCTTTTTGGCAGCCGCTTGCCAGAAGTGGCTCGCTGTCTTTGAGCTTTTGTACATTGTTTTTGACATTGTCGTAGATGGCATTGTTTAGTAGTGCATCGGGTGTTTTTTGACCAGTGTTTACAGATTCAAGCAGGTTTTGTTTGATGGCGGGCTTGATCTGTGAGATGAGCGTAGGCAATGCGCCAGGGAGCTTGGCATCATGCTTGATGGTCTTGATGGCGGCATCGATGGCGCCGCAGCCTGTATGCCCCATGACGACAATGAGACTGGTATTCAAAAACTCGACGGCGTATTCTAGGCTTGCCAGACCATCATCATTGACAAAATTGCCTGCCAGTCTCACCACAAACAGATCGCCTGCCGCTTGATTAAACAAAAGCTCTGGGGCAACTCGTGAGTCGGCACAGCTTAAAATCGCCGCAAACGGATACTGCGCCACGACTCTGTCGGCACGACCATCGTGATGATTGATGATGTTGCTTTCGCCTGCCACATAGCGGTCATTGCCTGATTTTAGGCGATCTAGGGCGGACTTTGGGTCGAGTCTTTTGGGCTGGTTTTGGTCTTTGATGTCGTCTATCTTGATGTTGTCATTACTCATGGCTGATCTTTGGTTATGAATATTGGCTGTCATCTTAGCATGAGGGCAGGTGCTTGAGCAAGGCGTTTGTTGGGCTTTTGGTTGTTGTTTTGTGTACTTAATGCCTATGATGAGACAAGAAGCGGTTGTAAGTTGGTTTTAGCTTAGTAGCGCCCAGCATATTTAATGACTTGCCCAAAAATGCTAGGCTTTAAAAGTCTGTTTGTCTTTCTTGATTGGTGGAAAGGGAGGGGGATTTGAATTGATTTTTTTTAGCATACCACCATTTAGATAGCCAGTCTTGGTGGCAAGATGCAAGGCTGGGTTGAGGTATAAAACCCAACATTTATGGCGTAACTCATTGAATTTGTTGGGTTTCGCAAGCAGAGCCTAGCCTATGAGCTTGACAGAGAGATGGTATCTACGGGCTAACAAGGAACATCCTGTGCGTTTTACCATTGAAATTCAACGCCCTGTTGGCTCATCATCTAAAACATTGGAGTTAAAATTCGAATGAAACAGATTGAACTAATTATCCATACCTTTTTAAATCGTCATTTTGCTTCAGAGCTTTACTTTCTTTGGGATGTTGTTTGCGTAGTTGGCGAGGGTCGTATACAGCCATGTGAAGAAATTATTTATGATAATGAAACAGCTTTTTTTCTCGCTTTGGAATTCTTGCTTGCCCAAAACTACTGTCGCCTAATAACTAATGATGGCGGAAAAGAGATTGATGATGAAATAGCCAAGATGGATGCCAAGCAAGCTTGTCAGCTACTTAAAGATGTTTGGATTGGTGAGGAGGCTATGAATAAGCTTGATGAAGAAAATGAATATCTTGGTTGGTGGTTTGTAGTACTATGCCCCTATAACATCGTTCATCGATATGTAGATGAAGATGGTGAAGAGAGATGGGTTCTTAATTGATTTTAATCTCCTGTAACAAAAGCCCGTAGACTCAGGTTAGCGACAGCGTAACCTAAGCATTTATGGTGTACCTCATTGAATTTGTTGGGTTTCGCAAGCTCAACCCAACCTACGGGCTGATGTTGATAATGGAAATTTCGAGACCCGTACTGGATTAATCAAATTAGGACAACGCTGGGGTATTCCTAACATCCCCCTACCAAAATAACCTATGGGAGTAAAATAATGCGTCGCATTTATCTTGGCTACTTTACAGAAACTGATGATGATAAGCTGCACGAGGCTTTTGATATTGATGGTGAATTTATGGAGGTTCTTGCCAAAGGGTATCTAGACCCAGGGGCATTTGAGATGTACACCAAGAATGATAGCTCTTGGTTTTTTGATAGCTATGTTGCCTTGCAAAACAACTTTCCATTTTATGTTGAGATGGAGAGATTGGAAAAACTTAACATCGATCATATTTTTGGTGTTTTTTGGGTAAATTATGAAAATGACCTTGCATGCAAGCAAGGCAAAATACTAACCGTTGTTGATGATTTTTATATCGAAAAATTTCCATGGGAGGATTAGAGTTTGTAAGCTGGGTTAGCGACAGCATAGCCCAGCCCGTAGGTTGGGTTGAGCTTGCGAAACCCAAAAAATTCAATGGGTTAAGTCATGTCATCGATTTGTCCAAGTAAAGACAGGCTGTTTGTATTAAATCATTATACCGCAATTTACCAATCTTTAATATGCAAGAAAAGATTATAAACCAAATAACAACTGCTTTTCTGCCATCAATCTTGCCGACAGATTGAGGGGCTGTTAAGGGCGGGGTGTACGGATAAAATACCAAGACTTTGTTTGGAGTTTTACTCACAAAATCACTGGCAAATAAAAAAAGACCCACCTTTATGAGGCGGATCTTTTTGGTTAATACAGGATTAACCACCGAAGTCATCAAGTAAGATGTTTTCATCTTCTACGCCCAAGCCTTTGAGCATTTTGATGACAGCGGCGTTCATGACCGGAGGTCCACACATGTAGAATTCGCAGTCTTCTGGGGCAGGGTGGTCTTTTAGGTAGTTTTCATACAAGACATTGTGGATAAAGCCAGTGTAGCCTTCCCAATTGTCCTCTGGCTGTGGGTCAGATAGTGCCACATTCCACGAAAAATTCGGGAATTCAGCCGCCAAGCCGTCATAATCTTCAACATAGAACATTTCACGCTTAGAGCGCGCGCCATACCAAAAGCTGATCTTACGGTCAGATTTTAGGCGTTTGAGTTGGTCAAAGATGTGCGAACGCATCGGCGCCATACCTGCACCACCACCGATGAATACCATCTCAGCCTTGGTGTCTTTGGCGAAAAACTCACCATAAGGACCTGAGACGGTGATCTTATCGCCCGGTTTTAGGCTGAACACATAAGACGACATCTTACCTGGTGGGATGTTGTCAGGACCTCGTGGCGGTGGGCTTGCGATACGAATGTTAAACTTGATGATGCCCTTTTCTTCGGGATAGTTTGCCATCGAATAGGCACGAATCACAGGCTCAGTCACGGTCGAAGTGTAGCGCCATAGGTTAAAGTTGTCCCAGTCTTCGTGATATTCTTTGTCAATGTCAAAGTCTTTGTAGTGCACGGTGTGCGGCGGCGCTTCAAGCTGTACATAGCCACCAGCACGGAACGGCACGACTTCGCCTTCTGGGATTTTTAGGGTAAGCTCTTTAATGAATGTCGCCACATTGTCATTAGAGATAACCTCGCATTCCCATTTTTTGACATCAAAAAACTCTGGGTCAATCTCAATTTTCATGTCTTGCTTAACAGCAACCTGACACGCCAAACGCATACCATCTCGGATCTCACCTTGGGTGAAATGACCTTCTTCGGTCGGTAAAATCGAGCCGCCGCCGTCAAGTACTTTACAGCGACACTGACCACAAGTACCACCGCCACCACAAGCAGACGATAGGAAAATGCCTTCGTTTGCTAGGGTTTGCAGCAGTTTGCCACCTGCGGCAGTGACGACATTGTTGTCCGGATTTTCGTTGATGTTGATAGTCACTTTGCCTGAGCTGACTAGGCGAGAGCGAGCTATCAGAATCACCACCACCAAGCTCATGATGATGGCGGTGAACATTGCTACGCCGCTAAATGCGGTACCAAATTCCATTCTCGTTCTCCTAATGGTTAGATTGACATACCGCCGAATGACATGAAGCCAAGCGACATCAGACCAACGGTAATAAAGGTAATGCCAAGACCACGCAAGGGTGCAGGCACATCCGAGTATTTAAGTTTTTCACGGATGCCTGCCAGCGCAGCGATTGCCAGCGCCCAACCAAGACCTGAGCCGATGCCATACACAATGGATTCGCCAAAGTTATAATCACGCTCCACCATGAACAGTACACCACCCATGATGGCGCAGTTTACGGTAATGAGTGGTAGGAATACACCAAGGGCATTGTACAAAGAGGGTACAAACTTATCCAAGAACATTTCTAGAATCTGTACTGTCGCAGCAATCAGGGCGATATAAGACAGCAAGCCCAAAAAGCTCAAATCAACATTTGGATAGCCTGCCCATGCCAATGCACCGTCTTTAAGTAGGTATTGATAGAGTAGGTTGTTTAGAGGGACGGTGATTGCCATAACAGCAATAACTGCCACACCCAGACCAATGGCGGTAGAGACTTTCTTAGATACCGCAAGGAAAGTACACATCCCTAAGAAAAAGGCAAGCGCCATGTTCTCAATGAATACGGATGTGATGAATAGACTGATATAGTGTCCCATTAGTGTGCTCCCCCTTTAGAATTTGGCTTGATGACAAATTCGGCAGGTTCTTGTTGGTCTTTCTTCCAAAGACGGACAATGGCGATGAATAAGGCAATCACAAAAAATGATGATGGCGGTAATAGCAACAGACCGTTTGGAATGTACCAGCCGCCATCGGTGGCTTTTTCAAGTAATTGAATGCCAAACCAGCTGCCGTTACCGATGATTTCACGCACGGTCGCCACAAAAATTAGCACCGCTGAGTAGCCAAGACCGTTACCAATGCCATCTAGGAAGCTTGGCACAGGTGGGTTGCTCATGGCGAACGCTTCGGCACGGCCCATGACGATACAGTTGGTGATAATCAGACCAACGAATACCGACAACGAACGGCTGATTTCATAAGCAAAGGCTTGGAGAATCTGATCAACGATAATCACAAGGCTTGCAATGATCACCATCTGTACGATGATACGAATCGATGATGGGATTTTGTTACGAATGATTGAGATAAAGAAGCTTGAAAACGCCGTCACCAATGTCAAGGCGATTGACATGACCAAGGCGTTGGCAACGCTTGTCGTTACCGCCAATGCCGAACAAATACCCAAAATCTGCAAGGCGATTGGGTTATTGTTGAAAATTGGCGTGGTTAAGATTTTTTTGGTATCAGACATGATTACGCTCCTTCGCCATTGCCAGCAGTGCCAGCTTTTAGGTTGTCAAGGAATGGCTTGTAGCCATTGTCGCCCATCCAAAATTGTAGCAAGTCATTCACACCACGAATGGTCAAAGTTGCACCACTGATGCCATCGACTTGACCTTCACGAGCTGTGCCTGCCTTGGTGACTGCCATCTTCATGGAGCCGTCTTCATTATAGACTTCTTTGCCAGTCCACAGCGCTTGCCACTGTGGCTCCTCGATGCGAGAGCCTAGACCCGGGGTTTCTTTGTGCTGATAAAAATTCACGCCTTTGATGGTGTTCAAATCTTTATCTAGGGTTAAAAGACCGAAAATCGGACCCCAAAGACCTGCGCCATGAATCGGCAGGACGATTTGATCTAGGTCGCCATTGGCGTCTTTGGCAAGATAGACTTTGGCAAAGTGTGGACGACCGCCAATCTTGGCAATGTCGTGATCCAGACGGGTTGCCATGTTTGGTGTGCGAGCGGCTTTGGCGACATCGTAGCTGTCAAGGTCATTGATGCCTGCCGCATCGATTTCAGCTTGGGTGGCAAATTTGCCAGTTCTAAGATCCACAAGACGCACTTCAAAGTCGGCAAATCGCTCTGCGACGACGCTGTTGGTGTCGGTCTCTGGGTTGAATCTGTCTGCCGCCACCAAGATGTTTTTGTTCAAGTCAAGCTTTTTGTTGGCTTGCTGCTGGGATTTTAGACCCACTGCGACCGCCGACACCATCACTGAGCAAACCAAGCACAGGATGAGGGCGGTAGCTAGGGTTGTTACATTACTATTTTTGGCTGACATGAGCTAATCTCCGTGCATTTTGGCGTTTGATGTTAGCCTGTTTGACAAAATAGTCAAATAATGGGGCGAACAAGTTAGCAAATAGGATGGCTAGCATGATGCCTTCTGGGAAAGCAGGGTTCACCACACGAATGACGACGGTCATAAAGCCGATAAGCAGACCATAGCACCAGCGACCTGTGTTGGTGTGTGCCGCAGAAACTGGGTCTGTCGCCATGAATACCGCACCAAACAAGAAGCCGCCGATGACCAAGTGCCAGTGTGGGGCAAGGCTCATCATTGGGTTGTCGCCGCCGATGAGATTAAAGATGAACGCTGTGACAACCAAACCGATCACCGCACCTGCAATCACACGCCAGCTGGCGATCTTGGTGTAAATCAATACCGCACCACCGATCATGATGGCAAGGGCAGAGACTTCACCGATAGAGCCTTGCATGTTGCCCAAAAATGCGTCAGACCAAGTGATGGCTTGACCATAGGCATTGACAAACTGCTCAGGAGCCACGCCTGCGGCAGCCTGACCCAGTGGGGTGGCGCCAGAGAAACCATCAATGGCTGTCCAGACCGCATCGCCTGACATAGAAGCAGGGTAGGCAAAATACAAGAAAGCACGACCAGCCAAGGCAGGGTTTAGGAAGTTTTTGCCAGTACCGCCAAAGACCTCTTTGGCAACCACAACACCAAAGCTGATGCCAAGCGCCACTTGCCAAAGCGGCGTGTCTGGTGGTAGAGATAGGGCAAATAGCACCGAAGTGACAAAAAAGCCTTCATTGACTTCGTGTCCACGCACGACCGCAAAGATGATTTCCCACAGGATACCAACGGCGAAAGTCACGGCATAAATCGGTAAAAATTGCATCGCACCATAGACAAGACAAGCCCAAATGCTGTTTGGATCATAGCCTGCTGAATTGGTGATGACGGTGCGCCAGCCTTCTGGCGTGATGCCTGATTGTGCAATGAAAGTCAGCGCTTGAAAGCCGACATTGTACATACCCCAAAACATCGCAGGGAAGGTACATAGCCAGACGGTGATCATGATGCGTTTTAGGTCGATGCCGTCACGCACATGAGAGGCGCTGTAAGTCTGAGATGATGGCTGACGGAAAAAGGTGTCAAACATCTCAAAGATGGCGTAGTATTTTTCGTATTTTCCGCCTTTGGTAAAGGACGGCTCCATACGGTCAAAGATATTATGAATGAATTTCATCGTTTAGCCTTCCTGCTCAATACGGGTCAAGTTGTCACGCAAAATGTCACCAAATTCATATTTACCCGGTGAGATAAAGGTGCAAAGCGCCAAGTCTTCTTCGTCCAGCTCAAGCGCACCCAGCTCAACGGCTTCTACGATGTCGCCGACAATCAGTGAACGCAACAGCTGTGTGGGTAGGTAGTCTTGCGGCATGATGTTTTCAAATGAGCCAATCGGCACCATCGCACGAGGCGAGCCGTTGGTCGAGGTGGTGAAATCGAATTTTTTGCCAAAAAATTGTGAAATGTAAATCGGCAAGAATGAGAAACGATTTGCACCTGGTGAGAAAAAGTGCATGGCAGGGCGCTCACGACCTTCGGCAAGTACTGAGACTTGATTGTGGAAACGACCCAAAAACGCCACTGTACCACTGGCTTTACGACCTGACAGCACCGAACCTGAGATGATGCGGTTGTCATTGCCTTTAAGCTCGCCATTGGTCAGCTCGTTCAAATCTGCGCCACGAGTGGTGCGCACCAAGCGAGGGTTTGTCACGGCGGGACCTGCCAGACTGATGATGCGATCTGTATAGATGCGCCCTGTGGTGAACAGCTTACCGATGGCGATCACATCTTGATAGCCGATGGTCCAGACGGTCGTGCCACGAGCCAAAGGATGTAAGAAGTGAATGTGCGTACCTGCATTGCCTGCTGGGTGCTTGCCTGTAAAACCGTGATATTCGGTGCTGTTGCCCGCCGCCAGATTTGCTGCTTTGGCAGGTGCGACGGCGCCGTGGCAGACATAGGTCTTTGGCGACAAAGTTGATAAGATTGCCAAGCCATCATTGAACGCGTCGATGTGTTCATTGATGATGTCGGCTGCGTCAGCGCTGAGCGGATTGGTGTCGGTCGCCGTTACGAAAATGGCAGACGGTACGCTGTCAATCTCTGGAGTGCGGCTAAATGGGCGAGTGCGAAACGCTGTCCATTCGCCAGATGCCACCAGCTGCTGCTTTACAGTCTCACGATCAATCGCTGCTAGGTCTTGTGACAAGTAAGCATCAAAGGTCACTTCATTGTCAGACTGATGATCGGCAGCGATGATGATGCTTTCAAACACACGGCGCTCGCCACGGTTGATGGCGACGATTTGACCGCTGACAGGGGCGGTATATTTAACACCCGCACGCTTTTTGTCTTCAAACAACACTTGCCCTTTGGCGACGATGTCACCTTCCTTGACACTCATGGTCGGACGCATACCGATATAGTCATAACCGATGATGGCGACCTGAGTTGGCGTGTGTTCGCTAATCTGTTTGGCAGGTTCGCCTGTGATGGGCAAATCCAAACCTTTTTTGATGGTAATCATAAGCGGATACTTAAATTAAGACCAAAACACACCAGCACGGGCAAGCCCAAACGAGTCGTGGCTACCGCAAGCGGCTGGCTACCAAGTTTCCCAAAAACATCCAAAACCTGCTGGCAAGGCGATGCCTGCTGGCAAGTTATTTTTGTCCAAAGGAAGGTGTTCGGCGAAAAAATTGGGGCTATTTTTGTTACAAAAACATTACCAAAACGCCGTAACACATACAATTAACCTTTCAATTATACGCCATTTTGTCAAAAATTTACAGAGTTTTTGGTAAAAATGTTCACAAAAAGTAGTTTAAGCTTATGATAATAAATGATTTTTTTGATTCATGAACTTATTTTTTGTAAAATTTAAAAATTGTTGCCAAATTTTATGATTATTTTGCTACAATCGTTCATCATCTGGCGTTTAAAAATGGTTTGTGAATGGTTTTGTTTACCAATCAGCCATCTGCCAAATGGCTTGGTTTTGGTGTTTTTTATGAGTTTTAAAATCATTCACCAAAAATTTTGGGTATTATTTAGAATTGATAAAGGGTAAGTTATGTCAATGTTGATTATCCCTGCCATCGACTTAAAAGACGGCAAATGCGTGCGTCTAAAACAAGGGCGCATGGAGGACGATACGGTGTTTAGTGATGACCCTGTGAGCATGGCGACGCAGTGGGTCAATCAAGGGGCAAGACGCCTGCATTTGGTGGATTTGAATGGGGCGTTTGATGGCGTGCCTGTACATAAAGAAGTGGTGACTGCCATCGCCAAGGTGCATCCTGATTTGCCCATTCAGCTTGGCGGCGGCGTGCGCAGCCTTGATACCATTCGTCATTATTTGGAGGCTGGTCTAAATTATATCATCATCGGCACCAAAGCGCTTGAAAATCCTGAGTTTGTTGATGAGGCGTGCCGTGAGTTTGCTGGTCACATCATCGTTGGGATTGATGCCAAAGATGGCTTTGTGGCGACGCACGGCTGGGCAAATGTGACAGACACTCGTGCCACCGACCTTGCCAAGCGTTTTGCTGACGCTGGCGTGTCGTCCATCGTCTATACCGACATCGCCAAAGACGGCATGATGCAGGGTGTGAACATTGATGAAACGGTGCGACTTGCTAAGGCGTGCGGTTTGCCAGTCATTGCCTCAGGCGGGGTAACGAACATGGTAGACATCGAGCAGTTAAAGCCGTACAGCGAGCATTTGCTTGGGGCGATCACAGGGCGAGCCATCTATGAAGGGACACTCGATTTGGCGACCGCACAGGCGTTTTTGGATCGTTGATTGGTTTTGTTTGATAAAATTTGATAAAAAAAGAGCGAGATGATTCGCTCTTTTTTATTGACTGCGTTTAGCGGTTGGGTGGCTAATTTCCAAATCATGTAATCAAGTGAGGGTGTGTGATGATGTGCCACGACCTTTCAATCAATATTATGCCACATCTTTATTTGAGTAAACTCCCTTCCCACACACGACCGTCCGCAAGTAACAGATAATCAAAAGTATCATTGGACACCGTGCGCACTATGGGAGTAGGTAGGGTGTCATTTAGGGCAATCAAGCCATCAGGGGTCATCATGCTCATTTGGCGATAACCTGTATGGGGAATCAGGGCAAATAGCCCATCACGACCTGCCACTAGATTGGTGTCAAACGCACCGATGG
It encodes the following:
- a CDS encoding pseudouridine synthase; the protein is MTKVILFNKPYGVHSQFRKEHDEMQTLADFFTDKSLRVAGRLDKDSEGLLILTDSGQLNHAITTPPSKRDGKKLGKTYLVQVENVPTTAQITQLKQGVTLKDGKTLPCEVSILNDLPIKLWERHPPIRERKSIATAWLAMTIFEGKNRQVRRMVAHVGLPCLRLIRYQVGRWRLNEAGEQLAVGEHRVLHLDEVQLAQLGLTKSSKAHGAQAQESAKSTQAFAKHHANGHKGSHKSASKTANTHHKAAYAHKRRTVK
- a CDS encoding M61 family metallopeptidase, producing MKYLVDFRRFSAHLVDVTIEFTAHQDAPILWLPTWIAGSYLIREFSKNITLVQYLHDGKLSDAQKLSKNSYELTHIKAGEAVSVHYEVYCHDLSVRTTFVDHTRLFGNFSSLLLMIEGQEQSDAHITLSVPKSFFAINPDAVLASGLKHTTTQTPDATLYHFEAVTAFDSYDYPFEIATQAMFEFTVTDRHGKALPHRFFIAGKHQANLTRLKTDVQKICQAYLDELSTAPFYDYTFMTMATGNEYGGLEHQNSTALVTPRSDLPTAFEPELPTDDYQRYLGLCSHEYFHAWWVKAVRPDVMMTSMLQQEAPTPLLWVFEGFTSYIDDFMLLKAGVIDRAAYLKLLGAQINRYYQTAGRDLQSVAESSFDAWIKLYRADENYTNQGVSYYNKGALVALLLDLTLLKHSNNRHRLLDVVRSFYQKAKDSKDGRFGMTHDNLGEVVSGFIPAAIWQDFFENYVIGRSTLPIEEMLGDFLVSIQSTHQQKIWGMSTELMSEGLKIKHLARDGSASLAGLSVNDIIIAIDGLKASQKVLETASKGQQHDSHAVVVHAFRRDELMVFEVAHGITEHRQIRLSGGADDWLG
- a CDS encoding FKBP-type peptidyl-prolyl cis-trans isomerase, translating into MTTIAKDTVVQFNYTLTNDQGETLDQSRGEPLAYLHGHQNIIPGLEAQMEGKSAGDKFVATVLPADAYGEYLAEAVQSVPRANFQGVDNIEVGMQFQSQTDDGHVMLVTVKEVTDEEVVVDGNHPLAGQTLTFDVEIVDVREATADEISHGHAHGVGGHHH
- a CDS encoding carbonic anhydrase; the encoded protein is MSNDNIKIDDIKDQNQPKRLDPKSALDRLKSGNDRYVAGESNIINHHDGRADRVVAQYPFAAILSCADSRVAPELLFNQAAGDLFVVRLAGNFVNDDGLASLEYAVEFLNTSLIVVMGHTGCGAIDAAIKTIKHDAKLPGALPTLISQIKPAIKQNLLESVNTGQKTPDALLNNAIYDNVKNNVQKLKDSEPLLASGCQKGEIMVVGAVYDLSTGRVDFI
- the nqrF gene encoding NADH:ubiquinone reductase (Na(+)-transporting) subunit F, which produces MEFGTAFSGVAMFTAIIMSLVVVILIARSRLVSSGKVTININENPDNNVVTAAGGKLLQTLANEGIFLSSACGGGGTCGQCRCKVLDGGGSILPTEEGHFTQGEIRDGMRLACQVAVKQDMKIEIDPEFFDVKKWECEVISNDNVATFIKELTLKIPEGEVVPFRAGGYVQLEAPPHTVHYKDFDIDKEYHEDWDNFNLWRYTSTVTEPVIRAYSMANYPEEKGIIKFNIRIASPPPRGPDNIPPGKMSSYVFSLKPGDKITVSGPYGEFFAKDTKAEMVFIGGGAGMAPMRSHIFDQLKRLKSDRKISFWYGARSKREMFYVEDYDGLAAEFPNFSWNVALSDPQPEDNWEGYTGFIHNVLYENYLKDHPAPEDCEFYMCGPPVMNAAVIKMLKGLGVEDENILLDDFGG
- the nqrE gene encoding NADH:ubiquinone reductase (Na(+)-transporting) subunit E — protein: MGHYISLFITSVFIENMALAFFLGMCTFLAVSKKVSTAIGLGVAVIAVMAITVPLNNLLYQYLLKDGALAWAGYPNVDLSFLGLLSYIALIAATVQILEMFLDKFVPSLYNALGVFLPLITVNCAIMGGVLFMVERDYNFGESIVYGIGSGLGWALAIAALAGIREKLKYSDVPAPLRGLGITFITVGLMSLGFMSFGGMSI
- a CDS encoding NADH:ubiquinone reductase (Na(+)-transporting) subunit D → MSDTKKILTTPIFNNNPIALQILGICSALAVTTSVANALVMSIALTLVTAFSSFFISIIRNKIPSSIRIIVQMVIIASLVIIVDQILQAFAYEISRSLSVFVGLIITNCIVMGRAEAFAMSNPPVPSFLDGIGNGLGYSAVLIFVATVREIIGNGSWFGIQLLEKATDGGWYIPNGLLLLPPSSFFVIALFIAIVRLWKKDQQEPAEFVIKPNSKGGAH